One window of the Leptotrichia massiliensis genome contains the following:
- the ptsP gene encoding phosphoenolpyruvate--protein phosphotransferase — MKRMTGIGASEGVSIGKVLLFIAEEIVIPQTKEADSTIESELAKLQAGLKQSKTQLIAIREKVKEKMGEDKAAIFDGHIMLLEDEDLIMEVEDKIKGEGLPAAKALHDGINEYCDMISQLDDPYLRERAADLQDIGKRWLKNLLGMKIHDLSNLEPGTIVVTEDLTPSDTAQLDLENCIGFITEIGGKTAHSAIMARSLELPAVVGVKGILDEVKDGEVVVMDGETGELYLEPSEDLVNEYIKKQEAIRKEKEELKKLIHEDAVTLDGRKVDIWGNIGSPNDVDAVIESGATGIGLYRTEFLFMNSDHFPTEEEQYQAYRVVAEKMQGKPVTIRTMDIGGDKELPYLDLPKELNPFLGYRAIRISLENKDMFKTQLKAILRASQYGQIKIMYPMISSINEIRKANAILEECKRELDEIGKIYDRNIKVGIMVETPSTAIIAYKFAKEVDFFSIGTNDLTQYFLAVDRGNEMVANLYNSFNPAVLEAIQKVIDAAHGANINVSMCGEFAGDKRATKLLLGMGLDSFSMSASSGLTVKKIIRNSNYADAKKFRDLILQQDTPEEVVAKV; from the coding sequence ATGAAAAGAATGACAGGAATTGGTGCTTCAGAGGGAGTATCTATAGGTAAAGTATTACTTTTTATCGCAGAGGAGATTGTTATTCCGCAAACAAAAGAGGCAGATTCAACAATTGAGTCTGAATTGGCAAAATTGCAAGCTGGATTGAAACAGTCTAAAACTCAATTAATTGCAATCAGAGAAAAAGTAAAAGAGAAAATGGGGGAAGATAAAGCAGCAATTTTTGATGGTCATATTATGCTTCTTGAAGATGAAGATTTGATTATGGAAGTTGAAGATAAAATTAAAGGAGAAGGACTTCCAGCTGCAAAAGCGTTACACGATGGAATTAATGAATATTGTGATATGATTTCACAATTAGATGATCCATACCTAAGAGAAAGAGCCGCTGATTTACAAGATATAGGTAAAAGATGGCTTAAGAACTTGTTAGGAATGAAAATTCATGACTTGAGTAACTTAGAGCCAGGAACAATTGTTGTAACTGAAGACTTGACTCCATCTGATACAGCTCAATTGGATTTGGAAAACTGTATAGGATTTATTACAGAAATTGGAGGAAAAACAGCTCACTCTGCAATCATGGCAAGATCACTTGAATTACCTGCAGTAGTTGGGGTAAAAGGAATACTTGATGAAGTAAAAGATGGTGAAGTTGTTGTTATGGATGGAGAAACTGGAGAATTATACCTGGAACCATCTGAAGATTTGGTAAATGAGTATATTAAAAAACAAGAAGCGATAAGAAAAGAAAAAGAAGAATTGAAAAAATTAATTCATGAAGATGCAGTTACTCTTGATGGTAGAAAAGTTGATATTTGGGGAAATATTGGAAGCCCTAATGATGTTGATGCTGTAATTGAGTCAGGAGCAACAGGAATTGGATTATATAGAACAGAATTTTTATTTATGAACTCTGATCACTTCCCAACAGAAGAGGAACAATATCAAGCATACAGAGTGGTTGCTGAAAAAATGCAAGGAAAACCTGTAACAATAAGAACAATGGATATTGGTGGAGATAAAGAATTACCATATTTAGATTTACCAAAAGAATTAAATCCATTCTTAGGATATAGAGCAATCAGAATTTCGCTAGAAAATAAAGATATGTTCAAAACTCAGTTAAAAGCGATTTTAAGAGCATCTCAATATGGACAAATCAAAATTATGTATCCAATGATTAGTTCAATTAATGAAATAAGAAAAGCAAATGCTATTTTGGAAGAATGTAAGAGAGAACTTGATGAAATTGGAAAAATCTATGATAGAAATATAAAAGTGGGAATAATGGTTGAAACTCCTTCAACAGCTATTATTGCTTACAAATTTGCAAAAGAAGTTGATTTCTTCTCAATAGGAACTAATGACTTGACACAATATTTCTTAGCAGTAGATAGAGGAAATGAAATGGTTGCAAACTTATACAACTCATTTAACCCTGCGGTATTAGAAGCTATTCAAAAAGTAATTGATGCTGCACATGGAGCAAATATAAATGTTAGTATGTGTGGAGAATTTGCTGGAGATAAAAGAGCAACTAAATTATTGTTAGGAATGGGGCTTGATTCATTTAGTATGAGTGCATCATCAGGATTAACTGTTAAGAAAATAATTAGAAACAGTAATTATGCAGATGCGAAAAAATTCAGAGATTTAATTTTACAACAAGATACACCTGAAGAAGTTGTAGCAAAAGTATAA
- a CDS encoding V-type ATP synthase subunit E, giving the protein MSNLNNLTSKILNDAKEEADKIVKSAEEKAKQKYDLEIKKAIAKKQTLLENARRERELLSDRIKSSANLKARNEKLKAKQTVINKVIDKLKEKLVNMNESDYINYLNQNIDKSSIAGKELIVKKEFADKVKQEFSTAKVKEDEFVTSGFIIEENGIQENYTFEVKLDFMRDELEVEISKLLFS; this is encoded by the coding sequence ATGTCTAATTTAAATAATTTAACATCAAAAATATTAAATGATGCTAAAGAGGAAGCCGATAAAATTGTAAAAAGTGCTGAGGAAAAAGCAAAGCAAAAATACGATTTGGAAATAAAAAAAGCTATTGCAAAAAAACAAACATTGCTTGAAAATGCAAGAAGAGAGCGTGAACTGCTTTCAGACAGAATTAAGTCGAGCGCAAATTTAAAGGCTAGAAATGAAAAATTAAAGGCAAAACAGACAGTAATTAACAAAGTTATAGATAAATTAAAGGAAAAACTTGTTAATATGAATGAGAGTGATTATATTAATTATTTGAATCAGAATATTGATAAAAGTTCTATAGCTGGAAAAGAGTTAATTGTAAAAAAAGAATTTGCAGATAAAGTGAAACAAGAGTTTTCAACTGCAAAAGTTAAGGAAGATGAGTTTGTAACTTCGGGATTTATTATTGAAGAAAATGGCATTCAGGAAAATTACACTTTTGAAGTGAAACTGGATTTTATGAGAGATGAACTGGAAGTTGAAATTTCCAAGCTTCTTTTTTCATAA
- the pykF gene encoding pyruvate kinase PykF, translated as MKIKMTKVVCTIGPKTESAEMLTKLVESGMNVMRLNFSHGDFEEHGARIKNIREVMKKTGREVGILLDTKGPEIRTGKLEDGKDVLLETGKKVTITTDYTFVGNAEKFAVSYPGIVDDLYEGTTVLLDDGLVGLKVESVDKAAGEVHCVVTNTGELGETKGVNLPDVSVGLPALAEKDIADLKFGCEQGVDFVAASFIRKASDVAEVRKVLDDNGGKNIHIISKIESQEGVDNFDEILELSDAIMVARGDLGVEVPAEEVPFMQKMMIRKCNKAGKPVITATQMLDSMIRNPRPTRAEAGDVANAILDGTDAVMLSGESAKGKYPVEAVKMMATISKRTDEFKKFKTIETPDGSEITVTEAISSGAVSTSHALDAKLIVCWTKTGRAPRMIRKYGPTVPIIALTDNEQTARQLALVRGVRAYVAKGLDKTDDFFAKAREIAANHEEAKKGDLVVMVTGISKEGTTNTFRVERVGE; from the coding sequence ATGAAAATTAAAATGACTAAAGTTGTTTGTACCATTGGTCCAAAAACTGAAAGTGCTGAAATGTTAACAAAGTTAGTGGAAAGTGGAATGAACGTAATGAGATTAAACTTTTCACATGGTGATTTTGAAGAACATGGAGCAAGAATTAAAAATATTAGAGAAGTAATGAAAAAAACAGGTAGAGAAGTAGGAATTTTATTAGATACTAAAGGGCCTGAAATCAGAACTGGTAAATTAGAAGATGGAAAAGATGTATTATTAGAAACTGGTAAAAAAGTAACAATTACTACAGACTATACTTTTGTTGGAAATGCTGAAAAATTTGCAGTTTCTTATCCTGGAATTGTTGATGACTTATATGAAGGAACAACAGTTTTATTGGATGATGGTTTAGTTGGATTAAAAGTTGAAAGTGTTGATAAAGCAGCTGGAGAAGTTCACTGTGTTGTTACAAACACTGGAGAATTAGGAGAAACTAAAGGTGTAAACTTGCCAGATGTTTCAGTTGGATTGCCAGCGTTGGCTGAGAAAGATATTGCTGACTTGAAATTTGGTTGTGAACAAGGTGTTGACTTTGTAGCAGCTTCATTTATAAGAAAAGCATCTGACGTTGCTGAAGTAAGAAAAGTGTTAGATGATAATGGTGGAAAAAATATCCATATTATCTCAAAAATCGAAAGCCAAGAAGGTGTCGATAACTTTGATGAAATCTTGGAATTAAGTGATGCAATCATGGTTGCTAGAGGAGATCTAGGAGTAGAAGTACCTGCTGAAGAAGTTCCGTTTATGCAAAAAATGATGATTAGAAAATGTAACAAAGCTGGGAAACCAGTTATTACAGCAACACAAATGTTAGATTCAATGATAAGAAACCCACGTCCTACAAGAGCAGAAGCTGGAGACGTTGCTAACGCTATCTTAGATGGTACAGATGCAGTTATGTTATCAGGAGAATCTGCAAAAGGTAAATATCCAGTGGAAGCTGTTAAAATGATGGCAACTATCTCAAAAAGAACAGACGAATTTAAAAAATTCAAAACTATCGAAACTCCAGATGGATCAGAAATTACTGTTACAGAAGCAATTTCAAGTGGTGCAGTAAGTACTTCTCATGCATTGGATGCTAAATTAATCGTATGTTGGACAAAAACTGGTAGAGCACCAAGAATGATTAGAAAATATGGACCAACTGTACCAATTATCGCGTTGACTGACAACGAACAAACTGCTAGACAATTGGCACTAGTAAGAGGAGTTAGAGCTTACGTAGCAAAAGGATTAGATAAAACAGATGATTTCTTCGCAAAAGCAAGAGAAATTGCAGCTAACCATGAAGAAGCTAAAAAAGGTGATTTAGTGGTAATGGTAACTGGAATTTCTAAAGAAGGAACAACTAATACATTTAGAGTAGAAAGAGTTGGAGAATAA
- the rsmH gene encoding 16S rRNA (cytosine(1402)-N(4))-methyltransferase RsmH, with product MEYHKPVLFDEVIDNIITKKDAVYVDCTLGGGGHTEGILENSSENSKVVAIDQDMEAIEFAKKRLEKYGHKLQIFQDNFRNIDTVVYLAGFEKVDRILMDIGVSSNQLDNAERGFSYRFDARLDMRMDSSLKISAYEVINDFSEKEIADIIYKYGEEPKSRKIAKKIVEYRKNKPIETTLELADIVIKSIGKSMKRHPAKRTFQAIRIFVNKELEVLSETLDKAVELLNKNGRLLVITFHSLEDRIVKEKFREYEDPCTCPKDIPICVCNKKSLGKIITKKPIIAKKLELEENNRAHSAKLRIFERSE from the coding sequence ATGGAATACCATAAGCCCGTGCTGTTTGACGAAGTGATTGATAATATAATAACGAAAAAAGACGCTGTTTATGTTGACTGTACACTTGGCGGCGGTGGGCATACAGAGGGTATTTTAGAAAATTCTTCTGAAAATTCAAAAGTTGTTGCAATTGATCAGGATATGGAAGCCATTGAGTTTGCAAAAAAAAGGCTTGAAAAATACGGACATAAACTGCAGATATTTCAAGACAATTTTAGAAATATTGATACAGTTGTTTATCTTGCAGGCTTTGAAAAAGTGGATCGAATACTTATGGACATAGGAGTTTCCTCAAATCAACTGGATAATGCCGAAAGAGGTTTTTCATATAGATTTGATGCACGATTAGATATGCGTATGGATAGTAGCCTAAAAATAAGTGCTTACGAAGTTATTAATGATTTTTCTGAAAAGGAAATCGCAGATATTATTTATAAGTACGGTGAAGAGCCAAAATCTCGTAAAATTGCAAAAAAAATTGTAGAATACAGGAAAAATAAGCCAATCGAAACAACCTTGGAACTTGCGGATATTGTTATAAAATCAATAGGAAAAAGTATGAAACGGCATCCTGCCAAAAGAACATTTCAAGCTATAAGAATTTTTGTAAATAAGGAGCTTGAAGTACTGAGCGAAACATTGGATAAAGCAGTAGAACTACTTAATAAAAATGGTAGGTTATTAGTAATTACTTTTCATTCATTGGAAGATAGAATTGTAAAGGAAAAATTTCGTGAATATGAAGATCCGTGTACTTGTCCAAAAGATATACCAATTTGTGTATGTAATAAAAAAAGTTTGGGAAAGATAATTACAAAAAAACCAATTATTGCTAAAAAATTAGAATTAGAAGAAAACAATCGGGCACATTCAGCAAAATTGAGAATTTTTGAAAGGAGTGAATAA
- a CDS encoding DJ-1 family glyoxalase III: MENKKVAVFLANGFEEIEAVTPIDLLQRAGINVDTVSITKDNLVESARRMKILADKIIDDIDFSEYDMLILPGGPGVGNYFNSQTLLDNVLKFSKDNENKKIAAICAAPTVLSSLGILEGKNAVCFPACENELVKGKAVLGKDRAVTDCNIITSRSAGTALDFAFEIISELLGKKEAEKIADEIVYK, translated from the coding sequence ATGGAAAATAAAAAAGTAGCAGTGTTTTTGGCAAATGGATTTGAAGAAATTGAAGCAGTAACTCCAATTGATTTGCTTCAAAGGGCAGGGATTAATGTAGATACAGTTTCAATCACAAAGGATAACCTTGTGGAGAGTGCGAGAAGAATGAAAATACTGGCAGATAAGATAATTGATGATATTGATTTTTCTGAATATGATATGCTGATATTGCCTGGTGGTCCTGGAGTCGGAAATTATTTTAATTCACAGACACTGTTAGATAATGTGTTAAAATTTTCAAAAGACAATGAAAATAAAAAAATTGCGGCAATATGTGCGGCACCTACGGTATTATCTAGTCTTGGAATTTTGGAAGGAAAAAATGCGGTGTGTTTTCCAGCGTGTGAAAATGAACTGGTAAAAGGTAAGGCAGTGTTAGGAAAAGACAGAGCTGTTACAGATTGCAATATTATAACGAGCAGAAGTGCAGGAACTGCATTGGATTTTGCCTTTGAAATTATTAGTGAACTTTTGGGTAAAAAAGAAGCAGAAAAAATTGCTGATGAGATTGTTTATAAATAA
- the pfkA gene encoding 6-phosphofructokinase, whose product MKKIAILTSGGDSQGMNTAIRAVTKAAINKGMEVYGIRRGYKGMLEDQIFPLTLLDVSGIADKGGTILLSARLPEFKDPEVRAKAAANLKKHGIDGLVVIGGDGSFHGAHYLYEEHGIKTIGIPGTIDNDVAGTDYTVGYDTALNIILDAISKLKDTATSHERTYLVEVMGRNCGDLALYAAIAGGASGVMIPETQTSIDKISEVIKKRREEGKLYDIIVVAEGVGDVMKIKDELAKKVDTSIRVTILGHIQRGGAPTAFDRILATRLGVRAVELIEEGQGGLMVGIQSEEVTTHKLSYAWENYSKASVADYAIANILSL is encoded by the coding sequence ATGAAAAAAATCGCAATTTTAACAAGTGGAGGAGATTCACAAGGTATGAATACAGCGATAAGAGCTGTCACTAAAGCTGCAATAAACAAAGGAATGGAAGTTTATGGTATAAGAAGAGGATACAAAGGTATGCTTGAAGATCAAATTTTTCCATTGACATTGTTAGATGTAAGTGGAATTGCTGATAAAGGTGGGACAATTTTATTATCAGCCAGATTGCCAGAGTTTAAAGATCCTGAAGTTAGAGCAAAAGCGGCGGCTAATTTGAAAAAACATGGAATAGACGGACTAGTTGTAATTGGAGGAGATGGTTCATTCCATGGAGCACATTATTTGTATGAAGAACATGGAATTAAAACAATTGGAATACCAGGGACTATTGATAATGACGTAGCTGGAACAGACTATACAGTTGGTTATGATACAGCATTAAATATTATATTAGACGCTATCTCAAAATTGAAAGATACTGCTACTTCTCACGAAAGAACATATTTAGTAGAAGTAATGGGAAGAAACTGTGGAGATTTGGCTCTTTATGCTGCAATAGCAGGAGGAGCAAGTGGAGTTATGATTCCAGAAACTCAAACATCTATTGATAAAATATCAGAAGTAATTAAAAAAAGACGTGAAGAAGGTAAATTATATGATATAATCGTTGTTGCTGAAGGTGTAGGAGATGTTATGAAAATTAAAGATGAGTTAGCCAAAAAAGTTGATACAAGCATAAGAGTTACTATTTTAGGACATATACAAAGAGGTGGAGCACCTACTGCATTTGATAGAATTTTAGCAACAAGATTAGGAGTAAGAGCTGTTGAGCTTATTGAAGAAGGACAAGGTGGATTAATGGTTGGAATTCAAAGTGAAGAAGTAACAACTCATAAATTATCTTACGCTTGGGAAAATTATTCAAAAGCATCTGTTGCCGATTATGCAATAGCAAACATATTATCATTATAA
- the recR gene encoding recombination mediator RecR — translation MKKLDDLIDVFAKLPGIGRKSAARIAFDMLEKSEADIDRMLEIIKDSHTNIKHCEICGNLSENDICEICANEKRDTEVICVVEGVRDVIAFEKSETYNGLYHVLGGKIDPLNGITIEDLNLRKLIRRLDGSIKEVILALNPDLEGETTSLYLTKFLKDKNIKISKIASGIPMGGNIEYTDMATLGRSLEGRINVDDID, via the coding sequence GTGAAAAAACTTGATGATTTGATAGATGTTTTTGCAAAATTACCAGGAATTGGGAGAAAAAGTGCAGCAAGAATTGCGTTTGATATGCTTGAAAAAAGCGAAGCTGATATTGACAGAATGCTTGAAATAATAAAAGATTCACATACGAATATTAAACATTGTGAAATTTGTGGAAATTTATCGGAAAATGATATTTGTGAGATTTGTGCTAATGAGAAAAGAGATACGGAAGTAATCTGTGTTGTTGAAGGAGTAAGAGATGTAATTGCCTTTGAAAAATCAGAAACATACAATGGGCTCTATCATGTGCTTGGCGGAAAAATTGATCCACTAAATGGAATTACTATCGAAGATTTGAATTTGAGAAAATTGATAAGAAGGCTGGATGGGAGTATAAAAGAAGTTATACTTGCCTTAAATCCTGATTTAGAAGGGGAAACAACAAGTCTTTATTTAACAAAATTCTTAAAAGATAAAAATATAAAAATTTCAAAAATCGCCAGTGGAATTCCAATGGGAGGAAATATTGAATATACAGATATGGCAACACTGGGAAGATCACTGGAAGGAAGAATTAATGTAGATGATATAGATTAA
- a CDS encoding V-type ATP synthase subunit I, giving the protein MAIVKMSKFDLVVFAEQRAKVLKKLQKFKEVNFVDIELHDENGELSKDAVEGVTKYVNNEELTHIDERLYQLSNAISLIKKYDERKTRLRDVIHGNENYTFDELARKALTYDWKKVSSELNKIGTQYSQIKSEISKKYMRYDEIDLWERLDVNPKELKNLKKVNTFLGTVPIKLKGSFIDGISELDKTYYEELKIVKDEVYYLVIASIDESEKEKLAEVFRNSSFTVENLDIDAVPQDYKNELQKEISELKKEKRRLKAQIKTYSEDLTDLQAVYEYMQNKKLRIVESEKLAQTENTILIKGWIPTEKVSEFEKVIKDEAGDNYYLTFTDADRDDATVPIKLKNGKVASTFENLTGMYAYPRYNEIDPTPLFTPFYILFFGMMGADVGYGLVLLLATMFVLKVVNLSSQMRKSIKFFFYLSFSVIFWGLLYGSYFGATIPGMWRLVDPASQYNDLLIGSIVFGVVHIFVGLAIKAYMLIRDGKSLEAVYDVLFWYMALIGGMLFLIFKLMNLSAVVANVSMWVMIAGMAGIVLTGGREAKGVGAKLGGGLYSLYGISSYVGDFVSYSRLMALGLSGGFIASAINMIAGMIGGNWFGMIFIPVILIVGHLFNMFLSFLGAYVHTSRLMYVEYFGKFYEGGGKPFKDFRTENKYINLDD; this is encoded by the coding sequence ATGGCAATAGTTAAAATGAGCAAGTTTGATTTGGTTGTTTTCGCAGAACAAAGGGCTAAAGTATTAAAGAAACTTCAAAAATTTAAAGAAGTAAATTTTGTAGATATTGAGTTGCATGATGAAAATGGGGAACTTAGTAAAGATGCTGTTGAAGGTGTTACTAAATATGTAAATAATGAAGAGCTGACACACATTGATGAACGTCTTTATCAGTTAAGCAATGCGATTTCTCTTATTAAAAAATATGATGAAAGAAAAACACGTTTAAGAGATGTTATTCATGGAAATGAAAATTATACATTTGATGAATTGGCAAGAAAAGCATTGACTTATGACTGGAAGAAAGTTTCTTCTGAACTGAATAAAATTGGAACACAATATTCACAAATAAAATCCGAAATTTCTAAAAAATACATGCGTTATGATGAAATTGATTTGTGGGAACGACTAGATGTAAATCCTAAAGAATTAAAGAACTTGAAAAAAGTAAATACATTTTTAGGTACAGTACCGATAAAGTTAAAAGGAAGCTTTATCGATGGTATTTCTGAGCTTGATAAAACTTATTATGAAGAGCTGAAAATAGTAAAAGATGAAGTGTATTATCTTGTAATTGCAAGTATTGATGAAAGTGAAAAGGAAAAGTTGGCTGAAGTTTTTAGAAATAGCAGTTTTACAGTGGAAAATCTTGACATTGATGCAGTTCCACAAGATTATAAAAATGAACTGCAAAAGGAAATTTCAGAGCTGAAGAAGGAAAAACGAAGACTAAAAGCTCAAATTAAAACTTATAGTGAAGATTTGACTGATTTACAGGCAGTTTACGAATATATGCAAAATAAAAAGTTAAGAATTGTTGAATCAGAAAAATTAGCACAGACTGAAAATACTATTTTGATAAAAGGATGGATTCCAACTGAAAAAGTAAGTGAATTTGAGAAAGTGATAAAAGATGAGGCTGGGGATAATTATTACTTGACATTTACAGATGCGGATAGGGATGATGCGACAGTGCCTATTAAGCTGAAAAATGGAAAAGTTGCAAGTACATTTGAAAATTTGACTGGAATGTATGCATATCCAAGATATAATGAAATTGACCCAACGCCACTGTTTACGCCGTTTTATATCTTATTTTTTGGAATGATGGGAGCAGATGTAGGTTATGGGCTTGTGTTACTGCTTGCAACAATGTTTGTTTTAAAAGTAGTGAATTTAAGTTCTCAAATGAGAAAATCTATTAAGTTTTTCTTTTATTTAAGTTTTTCTGTTATTTTCTGGGGACTTTTATATGGTTCATATTTTGGAGCGACAATTCCAGGAATGTGGAGATTGGTAGATCCAGCGTCACAATATAACGATTTATTGATAGGTTCAATTGTATTTGGTGTAGTTCATATATTTGTTGGACTGGCAATAAAAGCATATATGTTAATTAGAGATGGTAAATCATTGGAAGCAGTTTATGATGTATTGTTTTGGTATATGGCTCTTATTGGAGGAATGTTATTCCTAATATTTAAGTTAATGAATTTGTCAGCAGTTGTGGCAAACGTGTCAATGTGGGTAATGATTGCCGGAATGGCTGGAATCGTACTTACTGGTGGACGTGAAGCTAAAGGAGTCGGTGCAAAATTAGGTGGCGGACTTTACAGCCTTTATGGAATTTCAAGTTATGTAGGAGATTTCGTATCCTATTCAAGACTTATGGCTTTGGGGCTTTCTGGTGGATTTATTGCGTCAGCTATAAATATGATAGCAGGAATGATCGGTGGAAATTGGTTTGGTATGATTTTTATTCCAGTAATACTGATAGTAGGACATTTGTTTAATATGTTCTTATCTTTTCTAGGTGCTTATGTTCATACTTCGAGACTTATGTATGTAGAGTATTTTGGAAAATTTTACGAAGGTGGAGGAAAACCATTTAAAGATTTTAGAACAGAAAATAAATATATAAATCTTGATGATTAA
- a CDS encoding ankyrin repeat domain-containing protein: MNKFFLFKNFKIIVIMFFVFFYQILFPVTFKYNTGENLVQKIRGEEKQEKLIKSVLDAIRGHNNKFVRFYLATKDNINNREKIKDQFANRKEGVYGVNLDEALLFQGNGELVDVNAKTKDGYTPIIVAIEAKNNEILKLLIENGADLYEKHPIFNRTTLGTAAYYENAEAVEILLKKDARLANVGSDADGWTPLQDATLKANSRIVKMLLEHGANPTITDKHGGTPMDMATKFGKGEIVKMLRDYIKANRGRL; encoded by the coding sequence GTGAACAAGTTTTTTTTATTTAAAAATTTTAAAATAATTGTTATTATGTTTTTTGTATTTTTTTATCAAATACTATTTCCTGTAACTTTTAAATATAATACTGGAGAAAATCTAGTACAAAAGATAAGAGGTGAAGAAAAACAGGAAAAACTAATAAAATCAGTATTGGATGCTATACGTGGACATAATAATAAATTTGTTAGATTTTATCTTGCAACTAAAGATAATATTAATAATAGAGAAAAAATAAAAGACCAGTTTGCAAATCGAAAAGAAGGAGTGTACGGTGTAAATTTAGATGAAGCATTATTGTTTCAAGGAAATGGTGAATTGGTTGATGTAAATGCAAAAACCAAGGATGGATATACACCAATTATTGTAGCCATTGAAGCTAAAAATAATGAAATTTTGAAGCTTCTTATTGAAAATGGTGCAGATTTATATGAAAAACATCCAATTTTTAATAGAACTACACTTGGAACAGCAGCATATTATGAAAATGCCGAAGCAGTGGAAATATTGTTAAAAAAAGATGCAAGACTTGCAAATGTTGGAAGTGATGCGGATGGATGGACTCCACTCCAAGATGCAACATTAAAAGCTAATTCCAGAATTGTCAAAATGTTGTTGGAACATGGAGCAAATCCCACAATTACAGATAAGCATGGTGGAACCCCAATGGATATGGCAACAAAATTTGGAAAAGGTGAAATTGTAAAAATGCTGAGGGATTACATAAAGGCTAATAGAGGTAGATTATAG
- a CDS encoding V-type ATP synthase subunit K — MNFSQFLVQNGGIVMATLGAALATLLAGIGSAKGVGIVGEVATGLMSEEPEKFGKSLVLQLLPGTQGLYGFVIGLMVLGKLKPEMPLQTGLGILMACLPIAIAGYGSAIAQGRVAASGISLLAKNEEQNTKGIIYSVMVETYALLAFVVSIMLLGRF, encoded by the coding sequence ATGAATTTTTCACAATTTTTAGTACAAAATGGAGGAATCGTAATGGCGACATTAGGTGCGGCATTAGCGACATTATTAGCAGGTATTGGGTCTGCAAAAGGTGTAGGTATCGTTGGGGAAGTAGCTACTGGACTTATGAGTGAGGAACCTGAAAAATTTGGTAAATCGTTAGTATTGCAATTATTACCAGGAACACAAGGGTTATATGGATTCGTTATTGGACTTATGGTGTTAGGAAAATTAAAACCTGAAATGCCTTTACAAACTGGATTAGGAATTTTAATGGCTTGTTTACCAATCGCAATAGCAGGTTATGGTTCGGCAATCGCACAAGGAAGAGTTGCTGCATCTGGTATTAGCTTGCTTGCAAAAAATGAAGAACAAAATACAAAAGGTATTATTTACTCAGTAATGGTTGAAACTTATGCATTATTGGCATTCGTTGTATCAATTATGCTACTAGGAAGATTCTAA